The following proteins come from a genomic window of Sulfitobacter indolifex:
- the tnpB gene encoding IS66 family insertion sequence element accessory protein TnpB (TnpB, as the term is used for proteins encoded by IS66 family insertion elements, is considered an accessory protein, since TnpC, encoded by a neighboring gene, is a DDE family transposase.), whose product MVQSALAQDPFTGTVFVFRAKRADRMKILFWDGSGLVMTYKRLEENSFIWPAIRDGAITLNRPQFEALFAGLDWRRVRSLEPRRPAAAE is encoded by the coding sequence ATGGTGCAGTCGGCATTGGCCCAAGACCCCTTTACCGGAACAGTCTTTGTATTCCGCGCCAAGCGGGCTGACAGGATGAAGATTTTGTTCTGGGACGGGAGCGGGCTCGTGATGACCTACAAACGACTTGAGGAGAACAGCTTCATTTGGCCAGCCATTCGAGATGGCGCGATCACCTTGAACCGCCCCCAATTCGAGGCGTTATTTGCAGGGTTGGACTGGCGCCGGGTGCGTTCGTTAGAACCCCGCAGACCGGCTGCGGCAGAGTGA
- a CDS encoding transposase, producing MCATNSFLRSLGVEIYASGHRRWSDTAKARAVADTLEVGATVNAVAERYGILPNQLSAWRRQAKQGKLLLPAPETDEPLFAPLVVSAAPEEPTEALTVPNEAIRLIFGQIAIELPLQTPAVRIAKIAHALEASSC from the coding sequence ATGTGCGCTACAAATTCGTTTCTCAGATCACTGGGCGTTGAGATTTATGCGTCCGGCCACCGCCGTTGGTCGGATACCGCAAAGGCGCGGGCGGTGGCGGACACGCTTGAGGTCGGCGCAACGGTGAACGCTGTCGCTGAGCGGTATGGCATCCTTCCGAACCAGCTATCGGCGTGGCGCCGACAGGCTAAGCAAGGGAAGCTGTTGTTACCCGCCCCGGAGACTGACGAGCCACTCTTCGCTCCGTTGGTGGTTTCTGCTGCGCCGGAAGAGCCCACAGAAGCTCTGACTGTTCCGAATGAGGCGATCAGATTAATCTTTGGACAGATCGCCATCGAGCTGCCGTTGCAGACACCGGCGGTTAGGATTGCAAAGATCGCTCATGCGCTTGAAGCTTCTTCATGCTGA